One genomic window of Quercus lobata isolate SW786 chromosome 9, ValleyOak3.0 Primary Assembly, whole genome shotgun sequence includes the following:
- the LOC115958857 gene encoding heavy metal-associated isoprenylated plant protein 39-like, protein MKKVIVKLGLDDTNKSKQKAMKAVSGLSGVDSISMDMKDKKLTVTGDIDPVDVVNKLRKLCYTDIVSVGPAKEEKKKEEPKKEEPKKDDKKKDAKEEQKAYVMPYSPYMTYHYVRSAEEDPNACVIC, encoded by the exons atgaaG AAAGTGATTGTGAAATTGGGATTAGATGACACTAACAAATCAAAGCAGAAGGCTATGAAGGCAGTCTCTGGTCTTTCAG GGGTTGATTCAATCTCCATGGACATGAAGGACAAGAAGTTGACCGTGACCGGTGATATAGATCCAGTTGATGTAGTGAACAAGTTGAGGAAGCTTTGCTACACAGATATAGTCTCTGTTGGACCagcaaaagaagagaagaagaaagaagagcctAAGAAAGAAGAGCCAAAGAAGgatgataaaaagaaagatgctAAGGAGGAACAAAAGGCCTATGTTATGCCCTATAGTCCTTATATGACATATCACTATGTTAGAAGCGCAGAGGAGGATCCAAATGCTTGTGTGATTTGCTAG